Below is a genomic region from Granulicella sp. L56.
CTCCTCTGCCGACATCTGGACCCGGAAGTCCGCTCCCGAGGGGATGGGCAGAATCTCGAGCTTCACGCCGAACTTCGTTCGCAACTTCTCGGCGGACGGATAGTCCTCCTCCCGAAAGAGCCCGTTCAGTTCCGGACGCACCTGATCGATGTACTGCGGATAGACCGCGAGGAAGCTCTCCACTCCCTGCTCGAAGCTCGCCTCGAACTCCCGCATCCGCTCCATCAGGTCGAAGTAGAAGTTCGACGGCAACAGGCGAAAGCCTTCGTCGGACCAGGGGAGAGTGATCTTGTAGAAGTGCTGCCTTATCTGGCCAGCCAGCGTCCGCAGGTCGTCCAGCTTGTCTGCACCGCGCAAGAGCTGCTTGTTGTAGCGTCCGGCGCTCTGATGCGCTCCATGTTGATAAGCGACGTCGCGACTGATCTTGCGATCGTGTTTGACGGCCGTCCAGATGCTGATGTGGATGGCCGCGAGCATAGCGCGTTCGGGGATCATTGCAATACCTCCCGGTATTTCACGCCGAACTGGATGAACTCCGGCGTGTGGGTGATAGCGACCTCTCGTGCGGCCGCGTCGCGGACGGCCATAACGCGCATCTCGGTCGGCATGCGGTCGAGGTAGGTAATCCCTCTGCCGATGGAGTTGTCCGTCATGACACGGCCCAGCGCCGTGGCGACCGCAATCTGTGCGGAGGTCTCCGTGGGGACCGGGGCTGTCGCTGGATTAAGGAGGATCTCGTCGATGGAAGGCAACTGACGGAAGTGCCGGAGAAATCCGATAAGCTCCGAAGCCGCTCCTTCACCGACCGTTCCATCGAGTAGTTGCGCTTCGAACTCGCTGGTGCCCGAGAGCAGCAATGCGTTCCGATGTTTGGCGACGCCGCACAGGACGTTCGAGGCCATCTCCCAGGATCGCGGAGTGGGCCATGCGTTGGCGTCGGCCATCGTGTCGGCCGCGTGCAGCAGATCCGGCTTGAACCGCAGAAACGCGATGATCTCTGGGCGGATGCGGGCCTTGACTGCCCACTTGCACCAATCGTCCAGGTCCGCCTCGAGTTCGAGATGCACGAACCGATTACGCAGGGGACGCGGCATCGCGAAATGGACGCCTCGTTCCGAGGCTGGATTGCCGGCAGCGATGACTACCCACCCGTCGGGCAGGACGTATTCGCCGAGCTTGCGATCGAGAACGAGTTGATAGCATCCGGCCTGCGTCATCTGTGGAGCGGAGGTCAGTTCGTCGAGAAAGAGAATGCCCTTGCCGGTGGTGGGCAGGAACTTTGGAGGCACCCATTCGGTCTGGTCCGACGCAATCCGCGGCAGCCCGCGCAGGTCGACTGGGTCGAGTTGCACGGCCCGTACGTCGAGAAAGTCGAAATCGAGGTCGCGGGCGACCTGCCCGACGATCTGCGATTTGCCGACGCCGCATGGTCCCCAGATATGCAGGGGCACACGCTCGTCGATGAGCGCATGAAGCGCTTCATGGAGCTTAGAGGGTTTCATGGCTTTCCTTGTGATGATTGGATGAGAGGAGTAAGTAATTTAATCTAAATGACTTATACGGAATCGAAGCCAAGCCGATCTCTGGGAGGCCAGGATGGACCGGGGCAAGGTCAATCGGATTCGTATGATCAGCAATTGGAATGAAGGGCTCCAGCGAATCAGGGCTAACTGGGTCGTGGCAAGGTTCCATAATCGCGAAGAATCTCGATATCGCCGTCGCTGGTCGTCAGATGACGCATTCTAAATTCAACCGTCGGTATTGGCTCGATAAAGAGAAATGTGCCGTCCTTGAATCGGATTTCGAAGCCTTGCCACCCTCTCGCTTCTTCCGCATGGCGGATGGAATCGACGATTTTGCCCGCGGCTTCCAGGTAAATCCTCCCGGCGGTGATTTCGTTCGGAGTTGAAGGCGGCAGAGATGTCGGCTCGTCACCTACTAGGCAGTATCGACATATAGATTGAGTGCAAGTGATTGATTAATATAGAAGCTGTCATCCTGAGCGGAGCCTCTCGCAGTTTTATCGCGTGAGGCGGAGTCGAAGGACCTGCGGTCGGCAGGTGATGCCAAGATTTTCTCCGCTATTTCCCACCCGTTCGATCCGTCCCGTCTCGTTTCTATATGTCGATACTGCCTAGCTCATCCACCGCGGCTCGAACAACCGCCCCGCAATGCACCGCCATAGGCGCGGCGGAGCCTCGACAGACAGAGGCGATCTGTTTGAGCGCTCGAAGCAGTGTTGGAGCGGACATCAGGAGCGGCCGGATCGCAGACCATTCTGCGGAGCGTTCTTCGTAGTCACGGTCCCGTCTGCCTCCCTGAAACGCGTCCTCGGCCCAATCTTCGAGAAATTGATCGGGCAGACCGAGAAGCCTGTCCACGTCGGCGCTCGAACAAGAATAGATAGTGAGCATCTGTTTTCCTTTCAGTAACTTCTTGACTGACGGTCTACCGAACGAAATGCCTGTAGTCCGCTGTGGCCCAGTTCGTGACGGCGATCTGATTAGCCCAAGGTCAGGGTGTAATATTGCCGATATTGCCGCTTTAGTGTACGATTGTGACAGTATTGGCAGGAGGCGAAGGTGAGCTCATCCATCACTAATCCGAAATCAAGAGGCGCCGGTGACACGCTCGCCTTGGACCTGGCTCTTCCCGAAGGGACCAATCCTGCGATTTTGCGGTCGGTCCGCCAAGGGATCGCCCAAGCCGTCCACCTCGTTCTCAGCACCCGGCAGACAGCCATCCTGGAACAAGCAGACCAACTTGCCGGACTTGTGAGTGGTTTGATCGAGCCCGACCTCGGCCTGGTTGAGGAACGTATCGATCGGATGGAGACCATTCGGACGATGTTTCATGGAGGGGAGTGGCTCAGCAACGAGATGCTTAATCAATTGCAGTCGGAGCCACCCTCGAACCGATCCATGCCGGCCAGCGACTGGAAGCGCCGCGGGCGGATCTTCAGCGTCAACTTCGGCGGGAAGGAGTACTTCCCACGCTACGAATTTGACACTCTATACCAGCCTCTGCCGGTGATCCGGGACATCTTGAAGGCCTTTGGCCCGGTGGCGGATTCGTGGAAGCTCGCTGCGTGGTTTCACTTCCCCAACGGATGGATCGTTGAACCCGGACCAGAGGGTCCGACTCCGGTAGCTCCCAAAGACGCTCTGGATCGACGTGAGGACCTGCTCAACGCTCTCAAGAAGCGGCAAGGGAGCTATGTAGCATGATCTGTGGACTACCGGTACCCGGCCCGTCAGAGGCATTTACCGCGGTCTCCGTGAAGCACTCCGACGTCGCGGTCTGGTTCCATGTGTACAGCACGAAGAACTATCCCACCCATGCAGGCTCCTTTTCCCTGGGATGGGGCGACACCCGTTTCGCTCCCATCCATGCCGAAGGCGGGACGTGGCTGCATACCTACTACGTGGCCAGCACGCCGGAGTGCGCTTACATCGAGTCGGTGCTGCATGACATTCCGCTCCATCCCTCTGGGTCCTTCGATGAGGACGAGCTTCGGCATTACCATCTGGCGGGGGTGGTCCTTCCTGAGCCGCTCGAATGTGTGAGCTTCCACACGCCCTATTTGCCTGCTCTCCAAAATCTCACTCGCGCTCAGTTGATCGACAGCCTGCCGGCTTGCTACGAGGAGACGAGAGCATGGTCTCAAGCGGCCTATCTGCAGTGCCCCGATGCGCAGGCTCTGGCCTATGGATCGCGAAGAGATGACGCGGGGCGTTGCCTCATGCTTTTCGGCCAACGCATGCCTGCCCCTCCGTTGACAGTCGTTTCGGACGAACCGTTGGCGCTGGAGCCGAGACGCTCAGAGATCATCGCTCTGATTCGCCGACTGAAGATCCACAAGATTTAGCTCGGTCTTCTCTCGCGTCGGCCATGTCAGAGTTCGTTGAGAAACTCAGTTCAAGAGACTCGATGATGGAACGAATGCTCGCGCTCTTACTTCCAGAATCGGAATTGTGCATTGCGAAGCCGCCCAGGCGAGATGAAGCGCTTCCGTCAGTTTGCGGCGTCGAGCACGTCTGTGATTTTCTTGAGGTGGCATGCCATCATCGGGTAGTTCATAGATTCATCTGTTTGGAGACAGAAGCCACGATGTCAACATTTTCAGATCAATTCTCCGTTGCACTTCCATACGGGCAGTACCTTGCGAACGGTACTGAAGAGCAGCAGCGCCGCTGGACGCAGGTCTACGACATTGCAGGGCTCGATGCAACTCAACAGGAGTTCATCGCCGGCTTCGAGCGGGAGATGAAGATTCTTGTTCATTCCGGCATCTGGTGCGAAGATTGTGTCGAGCAGTGTCCGCTGATCCAGCGGACCGCCGAAGCCAATCCTGCAAAGATCAATGTGCATTTCTGGAACGCGAGATGAATACGGAGCTCAGCCAAGAGTTGCGCATCAACGGAGGAAGCCGAGTTCCCGTTGTTCGTTTTTACTCCGAAGATGATGTCTGGTGCGCCACGGCAGGAGACCGAACGCTCAATCGATATCGCGCGCTTGCGCTGAAGCGCCTTGGGCCAAGCTGTCCGACTGGCATTCTTCCGCCCGAGAAGGCGAAGTGGAAGCGACAGTCGCCGACTGGCTCAACGAGGTGGAGCGTGTGCAACTCATGCTTCGACGCACCCGCGGCTGCGCGAAAAATATCAGGACTAGGGCGTTCCACCCCAACGAGCCAAAAGCGCGCTCGTCGGGGACCCCGGTTTGCCCCAGGCTGGTATAGAGCGGGCCTTTGGCCCTTGTGTAAGTGAGGCCCAAAGTTGGTATAGAGCTCGCTTTTGGCCCTTGGTTTGGGATGCGAATTCAAGAGTCACCACGCTCGTTTGCCGTCTGTGTTGCTGCTGTTGCATCAGCACCCCCTTCCCCCCTACTTAAGTCCTAAAGTCTTCGAAAAAAAGGACCTAAGTCCGGACTTCGGTTCGGACTTAGGTTAAATGAAAAGGCCCGGCGAGTGCCGGGCCTCTCTCTTTTTCCTTCTGATTTAATTATACCGGGGCTGTCAATAGGCTGGAGCTGTGGCGGTGGCCAGTCTCTGGATTGGGGTGCTTCTACGACTCTATTTTTGAACGTAGCTGGGATCGATCGCTTGATGGACGGTCTGGGAGAAGTCGGTCCAGGAACAGGAAAGATCCTGCCGGCTACAGCCGGGGAGAAAGACGGGCACACGGCTCGGCGGGTTGGCGGGGGAGAGGGTCGCGGCGGCGCGCATCTGCTCGAGGGTCTGCGCGGTGAAGTAGACGCGCACGGAGTAACGACCGGAGGTGGGGTCTTTCCATAGCTCGAAGACAAGCGCGCTGCCGGGAGGGGTATCGTCGCGACGGTCGTCGGCGATCCATGTGAGGTTGAGCAGGCCTGCGATGTTGGAGAGATTCGTGTCGTGGCCGACGAGGAAGAGAGCGCGATCTGCCGGCCGGGATACGGCACCCGGAACGGCGCGGCAGGTGGCGGCCTGCTCGAGCGATCTTTCAATGTGGTCGAGCAGGTTGGATGCCTGTGCCTGGGCGATGACAGGGGTGCGTTGCGCAAAGTCGGATGCAACGGTGTGGAGGCCGATGAGAGAGCGGAGTTTTATGCCATCGACGCAGCCCCAGCCCACATCTGCGGCGTCCATGCCTTGTGTGTATTCGAGGAGAATGTTTTCGGTGAGCGTGGCAGCGGTATTGATGGGACCGCG
It encodes:
- a CDS encoding AAA family ATPase codes for the protein MKPSKLHEALHALIDERVPLHIWGPCGVGKSQIVGQVARDLDFDFLDVRAVQLDPVDLRGLPRIASDQTEWVPPKFLPTTGKGILFLDELTSAPQMTQAGCYQLVLDRKLGEYVLPDGWVVIAAGNPASERGVHFAMPRPLRNRFVHLELEADLDDWCKWAVKARIRPEIIAFLRFKPDLLHAADTMADANAWPTPRSWEMASNVLCGVAKHRNALLLSGTSEFEAQLLDGTVGEGAASELIGFLRHFRQLPSIDEILLNPATAPVPTETSAQIAVATALGRVMTDNSIGRGITYLDRMPTEMRVMAVRDAAAREVAITHTPEFIQFGVKYREVLQ
- a CDS encoding RES domain-containing protein; the encoded protein is MICGLPVPGPSEAFTAVSVKHSDVAVWFHVYSTKNYPTHAGSFSLGWGDTRFAPIHAEGGTWLHTYYVASTPECAYIESVLHDIPLHPSGSFDEDELRHYHLAGVVLPEPLECVSFHTPYLPALQNLTRAQLIDSLPACYEETRAWSQAAYLQCPDAQALAYGSRRDDAGRCLMLFGQRMPAPPLTVVSDEPLALEPRRSEIIALIRRLKIHKI
- a CDS encoding thioredoxin family protein, encoding MMERMLALLLPESELCIAKPPRRDEALPSVCGVEHVCDFLEVACHHRVVHRFICLETEATMSTFSDQFSVALPYGQYLANGTEEQQRRWTQVYDIAGLDATQQEFIAGFEREMKILVHSGIWCEDCVEQCPLIQRTAEANPAKINVHFWNAR